In a single window of the Candidatus Krumholzibacteriia bacterium genome:
- a CDS encoding protein-L-isoaspartate(D-aspartate) O-methyltransferase — protein sequence MNGEYQVARNRMVQRIRDRKLASEAVLAAMREIPRHIFAESALALRAYGEDALPIGAGQTLSHPEVVAFMTESLQLQAGMKVLEVGTGSGYQAALLHLLGAEVWTVERIASLHRNALSHWSAMGLQGKIRSRVGDGYEGWIEDAPFDRILLTAAPRQIPEALLNQLADGAQLLLPLEKDGRQRLLRVRREGNRAYQEELGDCQFVPMLARTVGS from the coding sequence ATGAATGGCGAGTATCAGGTAGCAAGAAACCGGATGGTCCAGAGAATCCGGGACAGGAAGCTCGCTTCCGAGGCGGTTCTGGCCGCCATGAGGGAGATTCCGCGCCACATCTTTGCCGAATCAGCCCTTGCTCTTCGTGCCTACGGAGAAGATGCACTCCCCATCGGCGCCGGCCAGACGCTCTCTCACCCGGAGGTTGTCGCTTTCATGACGGAATCCCTTCAACTTCAGGCGGGGATGAAGGTGCTGGAAGTCGGTACCGGTTCCGGATATCAGGCGGCTCTCTTGCACCTTCTTGGCGCAGAGGTCTGGACTGTGGAGAGAATCGCTTCCCTTCATCGTAATGCTTTGTCCCATTGGTCGGCCATGGGGCTGCAGGGAAAAATCCGGTCCAGGGTTGGAGACGGTTATGAAGGCTGGATTGAAGATGCTCCCTTTGACCGCATTCTCCTGACCGCTGCCCCTCGTCAGATTCCGGAGGCACTTCTGAACCAACTTGCCGACGGTGCACAACTTCTTCTCCCCCTGGAGAAGGATGGGCGCCAGCGACTATTGAGAGTCCGGCGGGAAGGGAATCGAGCTTATCAGGAGGAACTGGGGGATTGTCAGTTTGTCCCCATGCTCGCTCGCACTGTGGGGAGCTGA
- the surE gene encoding 5'/3'-nucleotidase SurE: protein MRVLLTNDDGIYAQGLRALQAELESLCELWVVAPASEQSATSHSLTLETILRRRKLSDRVYSVSGTPADSVLMAFNGVMESNPPDLVISGINHGPNMGEDVHYSGTVAAAIEAAILGIPAMAISVTSFREPNFEAAVQYVSRMVRNEAESLTVPGTLLNVNVPSLPWNEVRGVEVTRLGSRFYGDVIIRKKDPREKEYFWIGGEEPTWEDEKYTDFYTVHREKKISITPLLLDLTNHERLAQMKNWSRELP from the coding sequence ATGCGAGTACTTCTTACGAACGATGATGGCATTTATGCTCAGGGCCTTCGAGCGCTCCAGGCGGAACTGGAGTCTCTTTGCGAGCTTTGGGTGGTAGCCCCGGCTTCCGAGCAGAGCGCCACCAGCCACAGTCTCACTTTGGAGACGATCCTGCGTCGCCGCAAGTTGAGTGATCGGGTGTACAGCGTTTCGGGGACTCCCGCCGACTCGGTTCTGATGGCATTCAATGGCGTCATGGAATCCAATCCGCCGGATCTGGTGATTTCAGGAATCAATCATGGGCCGAACATGGGAGAGGACGTTCACTACTCGGGGACGGTTGCCGCCGCCATCGAAGCTGCGATTCTCGGCATTCCTGCGATGGCGATCTCGGTTACCAGTTTTCGTGAACCGAACTTCGAGGCTGCCGTGCAGTATGTTTCCCGAATGGTAAGAAATGAAGCAGAGTCCTTGACCGTCCCCGGCACCCTTCTCAACGTCAATGTCCCCAGTCTTCCCTGGAATGAAGTCAGGGGGGTGGAAGTGACCCGCCTCGGAAGCCGCTTTTACGGAGATGTCATCATCAGAAAGAAGGATCCCCGCGAGAAGGAGTACTTCTGGATCGGTGGGGAAGAGCCTACCTGGGAAGATGAAAAGTACACGGACTTCTACACGGTTCATCGGGAGAAGAAAATTTCCATCACTCCGCTTCTTCTGGATTTAACCAACCACGAGCGGCTTGCGCAGATGAAGAACTGGAGTCGGGAGCTTCCATGA
- a CDS encoding MerR family transcriptional regulator: MKKARKTKEVKRLYWSISEVSEVTGVKAHVLRYWETEFPSLSPKKNSSGKRHYRERDIELILAIRKLLHEEGYTIKGARHRLASTRKVRDLVDQLEIPFGRANQRQLLKELREGLLDLRKELEIGS, encoded by the coding sequence ATGAAGAAGGCCCGAAAGACAAAGGAAGTGAAACGGCTTTACTGGAGTATCAGTGAAGTTTCTGAAGTGACCGGAGTAAAGGCCCATGTTCTTCGTTACTGGGAGACTGAGTTCCCCAGCCTGAGTCCGAAGAAGAATTCCTCGGGCAAGAGGCACTACCGCGAACGGGATATTGAGTTGATTCTGGCCATTCGCAAACTGCTTCACGAAGAAGGCTACACGATCAAGGGTGCCCGCCATCGCCTTGCCTCCACGAGGAAGGTTCGGGATCTCGTGGACCAACTGGAAATTCCCTTCGGCAGAGCCAACCAGAGGCAACTGCTCAAGGAGCTTCGCGAGGGCCTTCTTGATCTTCGGAAAGAACTTGAAATTGGCTCTTGA
- a CDS encoding NAD(P)H-dependent glycerol-3-phosphate dehydrogenase → MLKIAVIGCGSWGTALGKALLESGNEVFLWGHLEEEIHPIQKELENRKYLPGVSLPAKLQATTDLEKALENCDALLLVVPSPVIREVSLRISQCPTLPPKAAWILASKGLDPETGHPLSEAIANTASLSPEQIFALVGPSHAEEVAKQMPTALVLAGPDTPRRKQLQENISNDYLRVYVNDDLTGSQLGVAMKNVIALAAGICDGLGLGDNIKGALLSRGLAEMGRFIEAHGGRRETLLGLAGVGDLVTTCFSEHSRNRFVGQKIGEGKSLQEILAEMVQVSEGVHTTRTLHTLSLDRNVEMPITSKVYATLFEDLDAREAIRDLMTRDPAHEIRKGEVDVASS, encoded by the coding sequence AATCTGGCAATGAGGTCTTTCTCTGGGGCCATCTGGAAGAAGAGATCCACCCCATTCAGAAAGAGTTGGAAAACCGGAAGTATCTTCCCGGGGTCTCCCTGCCTGCCAAGCTTCAGGCAACGACGGATCTCGAGAAGGCACTTGAGAACTGCGATGCCTTACTTCTCGTGGTTCCCAGTCCGGTGATCCGCGAGGTAAGCCTGAGAATCTCCCAGTGCCCGACCCTTCCTCCCAAGGCGGCCTGGATTCTTGCCTCCAAGGGTCTGGATCCTGAAACAGGGCACCCGCTTAGCGAGGCGATCGCAAATACTGCCAGTCTCTCTCCGGAGCAAATCTTTGCACTTGTCGGACCCAGTCACGCAGAAGAGGTGGCAAAGCAAATGCCGACGGCACTGGTCCTTGCCGGCCCGGATACTCCCAGGAGGAAGCAACTGCAGGAGAACATTTCCAACGACTATCTCCGAGTTTATGTGAATGATGATCTGACGGGAAGCCAGTTGGGTGTGGCCATGAAGAATGTGATCGCCCTTGCGGCAGGTATCTGTGATGGGTTAGGATTAGGTGACAATATCAAGGGGGCTCTCCTCAGTCGCGGCCTCGCAGAGATGGGTCGGTTTATTGAGGCGCATGGGGGACGCAGGGAAACTTTGCTCGGCTTGGCTGGCGTGGGAGATCTGGTTACCACCTGCTTCAGCGAGCACAGCAGGAATCGCTTTGTCGGACAGAAGATCGGCGAGGGGAAGAGCCTTCAGGAAATACTGGCAGAAATGGTTCAGGTTTCAGAGGGCGTTCACACCACTAGAACTCTCCATACTCTGTCCCTGGACCGAAATGTGGAAATGCCCATCACTTCCAAGGTCTATGCAACCCTGTTTGAGGACCTGGATGCGAGAGAGGCAATCCGGGATCTGATGACCCGGGATCCCGCTCACGAAATCCGAAAGGGAGAAGTCGATGTCGCCAGCTCCTAA